The DNA segment CGACCCGTCGGTGACCGCCAGCGACTCGGGGACGCCGTCGACGATTCGGAGGTCGGCGAGCGTCCCGTCGCCGACGTTCTCGACGGTGAGGCGCACCCGGATCTCGTCGCCGGGTTGGGGTTCGTCGTCGCTCACCTCGCGGGTCACGTCGAGTTCGACGGCGGGCGCGCCCGCGGTCCGGGCGTAGGCGGCGAACGCGACGCCGACCACGCCCGACAGCAGGACGACGGGGTTGCTGAGCAGGACGCCGAGGCCGCCGGTCAACAGCGCGACGGCGCTGACGCCGCGCCAGCGGTTGGTCTCGCGCACCCGCGTCATCGCTCGACCTCCGCGTTCGCGGGTCGCCCGCCTGAGGGCGCTCGTCGCTCGGCGTCGGGGGTGTCGGTAGCCGTGGCGTCAGGCCCGGGGTCGGCGTCCGAGAGTCGCGCGACGGCGTCGGCGGTCCGGCGCGCCCGAAGTTGGAACTTCGACTCGGTGCTCGCCGCGACTCTGAGTCGGTCGAGCAGCGGCGGCGGGGGAACCTCCGACTCCCCGAGGAACGCCGCGGCGTGGGGGTCGTCGGTCCAGGTGCCCGCTTCGAGGCGCTCGGCGGCCGCCTCGCGCGAGCAGTTCTGGTCGGCCGCGACCGCATCCAGCGCGGTTTCGCGAAGCATCTCCTCGATCTCCGCGCGCCTGCGGACGGTTTCGCGGCGCAGTCCCGACCGGAGGTCGGCGAGGCGGTCATCGAACTCGCGGCCGGGCGTCGGCATCGTCGGCACCGTCTCGACGTCCGGGGTGTCGGCGCCCGCCACGTCGCTGGCCTTCCGACCGCCCGCGACCCTGGCCGCCTGCACGAGCGCGAGCAGACCGACAAGCGTCACCGCGACGTAGCCGGTGCCGATCAGCCCCGCGAGTCCGGGGTTCAGGACCATCAGCACGCCGAGCGCCACGGCGGCGACTCCGACGGTCGAGAGGATGGGGTGGTCGTCGTCGAGGCTCATCGCCGGCCTCCCGGCGGGTCGTCCGGGTCGTCCGGGTCGTCGGCGTCGCCCGCGTACTCCGCCTCGATGTTCCGGAGCGCGGCGAGCGCGCGCTCCTCGCGTCGGTCGGTCGGAGCCTCGCCGCCGTAGCGGACCGCCTCGAAGACGCCGGTGAGTTCCTCGACGTCGTCGCGGGCCATCCCCGCGTCGACCGCGGCGGCGGCGAACTCCGCGGGCGTGCTCGCCCGCGGATTCGCCACGTCGAGGTGGTCGGTCATCTCCCGCCACGCGCGGTAGACCTCGTTGTCGACGTCTTCGGTCGACTCGATGCGGTCGGCCGCGTCGCCGGCGGCGCGGCCGACCGCCGCCACGTCCGTTTCGGTGTCGGGGTCGGTGACCGACTCCTCGGGGTCGGGGTCGTCGCCCGACGAGGAGGCGAAGAGGAGCGCGACTGCGGCCGCGAGCGCGACGCCGAGGCCGGCGAGCAACAGGACGTTGGGGTCGGTCAGCGAGACGCCCTCGCCGGTTCCCGGCGCGCCGCTACCGCCTTGCGGGAGCAGCGAGGAGTTGTTCGTCGACCGGAGGAGGCCGCCGGACTTCGCCGGTATCGACCCCGCGCAGGTGGTCAACAGCGCGTGGGCGAGCAGGAGTGGAATTCCGACTGGTCCGGCGTAGGCGACGACGCCCAGGCCGCCGAGTCGGCGGTAGGCGAGGTACGCGCCCAACGAGAAAACCCCGAGGATGAGCGCGATGGCCCACCAGGTGGCGAGGACCGGGTA comes from the Halorussus vallis genome and includes:
- a CDS encoding DUF308 domain-containing protein, producing MSLDDDHPILSTVGVAAVALGVLMVLNPGLAGLIGTGYVAVTLVGLLALVQAARVAGGRKASDVAGADTPDVETVPTMPTPGREFDDRLADLRSGLRRETVRRRAEIEEMLRETALDAVAADQNCSREAAAERLEAGTWTDDPHAAAFLGESEVPPPPLLDRLRVAASTESKFQLRARRTADAVARLSDADPGPDATATDTPDAERRAPSGGRPANAEVER
- a CDS encoding DUF4129 domain-containing protein: MDRDTARPIVLALLCVLALGLAAATLDTAVQSGDSGGFGVGPPNSDAGAPGGGGSLGVNSSEDSAGAIGPSIEPPCYPVLATWWAIALILGVFSLGAYLAYRRLGGLGVVAYAGPVGIPLLLAHALLTTCAGSIPAKSGGLLRSTNNSSLLPQGGSGAPGTGEGVSLTDPNVLLLAGLGVALAAAVALLFASSSGDDPDPEESVTDPDTETDVAAVGRAAGDAADRIESTEDVDNEVYRAWREMTDHLDVANPRASTPAEFAAAAVDAGMARDDVEELTGVFEAVRYGGEAPTDRREERALAALRNIEAEYAGDADDPDDPDDPPGGRR